A genomic region of Colletes latitarsis isolate SP2378_abdomen chromosome 7, iyColLati1, whole genome shotgun sequence contains the following coding sequences:
- the Rilpl gene encoding rab interacting lysosomal protein like isoform X1 codes for MPFCLKNYTICNMEEYTVVSDVSVVDVYDIASEIGKECEKLIDAFGVESVTNLMPKVIHGLELLESLATKNECENTIVQELRAKISQLETDKIGKAEDRQRFEKELEQIEEHWRQESRELVGMVTRLQDENRRLAEALQESRSDSQYSSKQTFTASQEVDIAVLQHLRSMIDKQRDQIRVRDKELQQKNVDIENLTAQVEKLGVVGRELKRKQRQAQMQARGLVEERADFLAQLQDQNRELINLRARLGLAKKENEDLSKLQGCPDLTNKAVYDLDDPDRPRFTTAELKEILHERNELKARVSDLEDELELYRPKPEIVEDDKDAPVQGPLPYEPDDAPWKKSESGIRKFFRKIFSESSSSFLVGSSPRRSLSSLSKMALSGNSTCDESV; via the exons ATGCCtttttgtttgaaaaattatacaaTCTGTAATATGGAGGAATATACTGTAGTATCAGATGTATCGGTTGTAGATGTCTATGACATTGCTTCCGAAATAGGAAAAGAATGTGAGAAACTCATAGATGCATTTGGTGTAGAATCTGTGACCAATCTTATGCCAAAAGTGATACACGGATTAGAGCTATTAGAAagccttgcaaccaaaaatgaaTGTGAAAACACGATAGTCCAAGAGTTACGTGCAAAGATTTCACAATTGGAAACAGATAAGATTGGGAAAGCTGAGGACAGGCAAAGATTTGAAAAG GAATTGGAACAAATCGAAGAGCATTGGCGACAAGAGTCTCGTGAACTGGTAGGAATGGTTACAAGATTACAGGATGAAAATAGACGATTAGCAGAGGCTCTACAAGAGTCACGTAGTGACAGTCAGTACAGCAGTAAACAAA CTTTTACAGCTAGCCAAGAAGTTGATATAGCAGTATTACAACATTTAAGATCCATGATAGACAAGCAAAGAGATCAAATTCGAGTAAGAGACAAAGAACTGCAGCAGAAAAATGTGGATATAGAAAAT CTAACAGCGCAAGTCGAAAAACTTGGGGTCGTTGGCCGAGAATTAAAGCGTAAACAACGTCAAGCGCAAATGCAAGCTCGCGGTTTGGTAGAAGAAAGAGCAGACTTTTTGGCACAGTTGCAAGATCAAAATCGTGAATTGATTAATCTTCGAGCCCGTCTTGGTTTggcaaaaaaagaaaacgaagatTTAAGTAAATTGCAGGGATGTCCAGACCTAACGAATAAGGCTGTTTATGATCTAGATGACCCTGATAGACCAAGGTTTACCACCGCCGAATTGAAAGAAATTCTACATGAACGAAATGAACTAAAAGCCAGGGTTTCAGATTTGGAAGACGAATTGGAACTATATCGACCAAAGCCTGAAAT AGTGGAGGATGATAAAGACGCTCCTGTCCAAGGACCACTTCcttacgaaccagatgacgcGCCATGGAAAAAGTCTGAATCTGGAATTCGTAAATT TTTCCGAAAAATTTTCTCAGAGTCCAGCAGTAGTTTCTTAGTTGGTAGTAGTCCACGCAGAAGTCTTTCTAGTCTGTCAAAGATGGCCCTGTCAGGAAATAGTACATGTGATGAATCTGTATAA
- the Rilpl gene encoding rab interacting lysosomal protein like isoform X2 translates to MPFCLKNYTICNMEEYTVVSDVSVVDVYDIASEIGKECEKLIDAFGVESVTNLMPKVIHGLELLESLATKNECENTIVQELRAKISQLETDKIGKAEDRQRFEKELEQIEEHWRQESRELVGMVTRLQDENRRLAEALQESRSDTFTASQEVDIAVLQHLRSMIDKQRDQIRVRDKELQQKNVDIENLTAQVEKLGVVGRELKRKQRQAQMQARGLVEERADFLAQLQDQNRELINLRARLGLAKKENEDLSKLQGCPDLTNKAVYDLDDPDRPRFTTAELKEILHERNELKARVSDLEDELELYRPKPEIVEDDKDAPVQGPLPYEPDDAPWKKSESGIRKFFRKIFSESSSSFLVGSSPRRSLSSLSKMALSGNSTCDESV, encoded by the exons ATGCCtttttgtttgaaaaattatacaaTCTGTAATATGGAGGAATATACTGTAGTATCAGATGTATCGGTTGTAGATGTCTATGACATTGCTTCCGAAATAGGAAAAGAATGTGAGAAACTCATAGATGCATTTGGTGTAGAATCTGTGACCAATCTTATGCCAAAAGTGATACACGGATTAGAGCTATTAGAAagccttgcaaccaaaaatgaaTGTGAAAACACGATAGTCCAAGAGTTACGTGCAAAGATTTCACAATTGGAAACAGATAAGATTGGGAAAGCTGAGGACAGGCAAAGATTTGAAAAG GAATTGGAACAAATCGAAGAGCATTGGCGACAAGAGTCTCGTGAACTGGTAGGAATGGTTACAAGATTACAGGATGAAAATAGACGATTAGCAGAGGCTCTACAAGAGTCACGTAGTGACA CTTTTACAGCTAGCCAAGAAGTTGATATAGCAGTATTACAACATTTAAGATCCATGATAGACAAGCAAAGAGATCAAATTCGAGTAAGAGACAAAGAACTGCAGCAGAAAAATGTGGATATAGAAAAT CTAACAGCGCAAGTCGAAAAACTTGGGGTCGTTGGCCGAGAATTAAAGCGTAAACAACGTCAAGCGCAAATGCAAGCTCGCGGTTTGGTAGAAGAAAGAGCAGACTTTTTGGCACAGTTGCAAGATCAAAATCGTGAATTGATTAATCTTCGAGCCCGTCTTGGTTTggcaaaaaaagaaaacgaagatTTAAGTAAATTGCAGGGATGTCCAGACCTAACGAATAAGGCTGTTTATGATCTAGATGACCCTGATAGACCAAGGTTTACCACCGCCGAATTGAAAGAAATTCTACATGAACGAAATGAACTAAAAGCCAGGGTTTCAGATTTGGAAGACGAATTGGAACTATATCGACCAAAGCCTGAAAT AGTGGAGGATGATAAAGACGCTCCTGTCCAAGGACCACTTCcttacgaaccagatgacgcGCCATGGAAAAAGTCTGAATCTGGAATTCGTAAATT TTTCCGAAAAATTTTCTCAGAGTCCAGCAGTAGTTTCTTAGTTGGTAGTAGTCCACGCAGAAGTCTTTCTAGTCTGTCAAAGATGGCCCTGTCAGGAAATAGTACATGTGATGAATCTGTATAA